One Methanobacterium alcaliphilum genomic window carries:
- a CDS encoding TIGR00288 family NYN domain-containing protein, which produces MRSFEKLTSLKDYIPLKKKEAGDKNIGLLVDGPNMLRKEFSLNLDLVREIIAEYGNMRVGKVLLNQYASDKLIEAIVNQGFTPIVVAGDTDVYMAVEAMELIYNPNIDVIALMTRDADFLPIINKAKENGKDTIVIGAEPGFSAALQNSADDAIILKPENNKGNNHSHHNNLNSNKDNL; this is translated from the coding sequence ATGCGCAGTTTCGAAAAGTTAACTTCTTTAAAAGATTATATCCCTTTAAAAAAGAAAGAAGCTGGAGATAAGAATATAGGACTTTTAGTAGATGGTCCTAACATGTTAAGAAAAGAATTCAGTTTAAATCTGGATTTGGTAAGAGAAATAATTGCCGAATATGGGAACATGAGGGTAGGTAAAGTTTTATTAAACCAGTATGCTTCTGATAAATTAATAGAAGCTATTGTTAATCAGGGATTCACTCCCATTGTTGTTGCTGGTGATACTGATGTTTATATGGCTGTTGAAGCTATGGAATTAATTTATAATCCTAATATTGATGTTATTGCTCTTATGACTCGTGATGCTGATTTTTTACCGATTATCAATAAAGCCAAGGAAAATGGTAAAGATACTATTGTTATTGGTGCCGAACCAGGATTCAGTGCGGCGCTTCAAAATTCTGCTGATGATGCTATAATATTAAAACCAGAAAATAACAAAGGAAACAATCATTCTCACCATAACAACCTTAATTCTAATAAAGATAATTTATGA
- a CDS encoding DUF6282 family protein yields MKKLQEAFPTPLEIPQNISKISLEGMVDTHIHTSPDIKPRIFSDDDAVRDAKNQHMASIILKCHVESTAGRSHLLRKATGFDVFGGICLNSSVGGINPDAVEVSAALNGKIVWMPTISVFELKKDVLNGINGQNDNFEKILHLISKHDMILATGHLKAQEIFPILDMAHSLKIKKIIVNHPLTGVVDATLEEQKEMSRYAYLEHCFVACMPQHDQLSVERISEAINFTGFKKCIMATDFGQKHNPIPSEGFKMFIYQMKECGFSNKQIETMCSLNPRKLIY; encoded by the coding sequence ATGAAGAAATTGCAGGAGGCATTTCCAACTCCTCTGGAGATTCCACAAAACATATCAAAAATAAGTCTTGAGGGTATGGTTGATACACATATACATACTTCTCCCGATATAAAACCCCGTATTTTTAGTGATGATGATGCTGTTAGAGATGCTAAAAATCAACATATGGCGTCTATTATATTAAAATGTCATGTGGAATCAACGGCTGGCCGATCTCATTTATTGCGGAAAGCAACGGGCTTTGATGTTTTTGGCGGCATTTGTTTAAATTCCAGTGTAGGTGGTATAAATCCTGATGCTGTTGAAGTATCCGCGGCTTTGAATGGTAAAATAGTTTGGATGCCCACTATTTCCGTATTTGAATTGAAAAAAGATGTATTAAATGGGATTAATGGTCAAAATGATAATTTTGAAAAAATTCTCCATTTAATTTCTAAACATGATATGATATTGGCCACAGGACATCTTAAAGCTCAGGAAATTTTTCCAATTTTGGACATGGCCCATAGTTTAAAAATAAAAAAAATAATTGTTAATCATCCATTAACAGGAGTAGTGGACGCTACATTAGAAGAACAGAAAGAAATGTCCAGATACGCATATCTGGAGCATTGTTTTGTGGCCTGTATGCCCCAACATGATCAACTTTCTGTAGAGCGAATTTCAGAGGCAATCAATTTCACAGGCTTTAAAAAATGTATCATGGCCACGGATTTTGGCCAAAAGCATAACCCTATTCCAAGTGAAGGCTTTAAAATGTTCATTTATCAAATGAAAGAGTGTGGGTTTTCTAATAAACAAATAGAAACAATGTGCTCATTAAATCCTCGAAAATTGATTTATTAG
- a CDS encoding FumA C-terminus/TtdB family hydratase beta subunit — METRLETPLLEQDVSKLRVGDVVYISGTIFTARDRAHQRIIEQGAPFDLNGSVIFHAGPIIKLKADILKDVDLDKIHSFKNFIQSSKEPLAEMVAVGPTTSTRMNPFQAEVLDMGVKMVVGKGGMDKNTANALIKNKATYLAAVGGCAALYVHSIKKINNVYWLDLGVPEAIWELEVENFGPLVVAMDSKGDNLYEEIAGGISNSSGDSTKHIKNKS, encoded by the coding sequence ATGGAAACAAGACTTGAAACACCACTTTTAGAACAGGATGTCAGTAAATTACGTGTGGGTGATGTGGTTTATATATCTGGAACAATATTCACAGCCAGAGACCGTGCTCATCAACGAATAATTGAACAGGGAGCGCCATTTGATTTAAATGGATCCGTGATATTTCATGCGGGCCCCATAATAAAATTGAAAGCCGATATTTTAAAAGACGTTGATTTAGATAAAATTCACAGTTTTAAAAATTTCATACAATCTTCAAAAGAACCTCTGGCAGAGATGGTGGCTGTAGGTCCCACTACCAGTACTAGAATGAACCCGTTCCAGGCAGAAGTATTGGACATGGGTGTTAAAATGGTTGTAGGTAAAGGAGGTATGGATAAAAACACCGCTAATGCATTAATTAAAAATAAAGCCACCTATCTTGCTGCAGTTGGTGGATGCGCTGCACTTTATGTCCATTCCATAAAAAAAATAAATAATGTATACTGGTTAGATCTGGGGGTTCCAGAAGCTATTTGGGAACTTGAGGTTGAAAATTTTGGACCATTAGTGGTGGCTATGGATTCAAAGGGGGATAATTTATATGAAGAAATTGCAGGAGGCATTTCCAACTCCTCTGGAGATTCCACAAAACATATCAAAAATAAGTCTTGA